The DNA window AGTGCCGCGGGTGAAGAACGAGCCTTTGGTGGGGTGCGTGCCGGGATAGGTGCGGTACGGGATGCCGTCGCCGTCGACGTCAAGATAGCGGCCGAAGTCGCGTCCCTCGTCCAGCATCTCCGCCGTCATCACCTTGCCGCGGTCGTATTGCCGCGCGTCATCCCACTTCAGCGGGCGGCAGAGCCGGTGGTTCATGCCGATATCGAGATCGAGCATCAGGAAGATCATGGTCTGCAGGCGTTCAGCGAGGTCGAACGATTGCGCGGCAAACTCAAAAGCTTCGGCCGGGTCTTCGGGGAACAGCAGCACATGCTTGGTGTCGCCATGCGAGGCATAGGCGCAGGCGATGATGTCGCATTGCTGGGTACGCGTCGGCATGCCGGTCGAAGGGCCGGCGCGCTGCACATTCATGATCACGGCGGGAATTTCGGCGAAATAAGACAGGCCGATGAATTCGGTCATCAGCGAGATGCCGGGCCCGGAGGTCGCGGTGAAGGCGCGCGCGCCGTTCCACGACGCGCCGATCACGATACCGATCGAGGCCAGTTCGTCCTCGCCCTGAACGATGGCGTATTGCGCCTTGCCGGTTTCGGGATCGTGCCGCAACTTCTTGCAATGGCTGGTGAAAGCATCGGCCAGCGACGACGACGGCGTGATCGGATACCACGCGCATACAGTGGCGCCGCCATAAACCGCGCCAAGCGCCGCGGCGCTGTTGCCTTCGATGAAAATGCGATCGCCAACCTTGTCGGCTTTCTTGACGCGCAGGCCGATCGGGCATTTGAGGTTTTGCAGCGCCCAGTCGCGGCCGAGATGCAAAGCGTGAACGTTGGATGAGAGCAGCTTTTCCTTGCCCTTGTATTGCTCGCCGATCAGCTGCTCGACCAGTTTCGGATCCATGTCGAGTAGCGCACACAGCGCGCCGAGATAGATGATGTTCTTGAATAGCTGGCGCTGGCGCGGATCGGTATAGGTCGAGTTGGTGATCGCAGTCAGCGGCACGCCGATAACCGTGATATCGGCGCGGAATTTCGAAGACGGCATCGGCTTGGTCGAGTCGTAGAACAGATAACCGCCGGGCTCGATCGAGGCGATGTCCTTGTCCCAGGTCTGCGGGTTCATCGCCACCATCATGTCGACGCCGCCGCGCGCGCCGAGATGGCTGTCCTCGGTCACCCGCACTTCATACCAGGTCGGCAGGCCCTGGATGTTCGAGGGGAAAACGTTGCGCGGCGATACCGGCACGCCATGGCGCAGGATCGAACGGGCGAATAGCTCGTTGGCGCTGGCCGAACCCGAACCATTGACGTTGGCGAAGCGGACGACGAAGTCGTTTACGCTGCTGATCGGGCTTTGGACTGACATGATGTACCCGCGTGAGTCATATCGATGAGGTATTTCTGCATGTCCCAGGCGCCAGTGGGACAACGTTCGGCGCACAGCCCGCAATGCAGGCAGACGTCTTCGTCCTTTACCATCACGCGTCCGGTCTTGAGGCCGTCCGCGACATAGAGCGCCTGGTCGTGATGAGGCGACGGGGCTTTCAGCCGCTCACGCAAATCGGTTTCCTCGCCGTTTTGGGTGAAGGTGATGCAGTCCATCGGGCAGATGTCGACGCAGGCGTCGCATTCGATGCACAGCGGCGCGGTGAAGACCGTCTGGATATCGCAGTTCAGGCAGCGCTGGGCTTCGCCGAGCGCAAGCTTGACGTCGTAGCCGAGCTCGACTTCGGTGCGGATGTCCTTCAGTGCGACGACCTTGTCGCGATGCGGCACCTTGAAGCGCTTGTCGGCGGAGATGTCGTTGTCGTAGCTCCACTCGTGGATGCCCATCTTCTGCGACGAGATCTGCACTTCGGGAAGCGGCCGTTCGTGGATGTCCTCGCCGGAAATGAGCTTGTGAATCGACAGCGCAGCATCGTGGCCGTGCGCCACCGCCCAGATGATGTTCTTGGGGCCGAACGCGGCGTCGCCGCCGAAGAACACCTTTGGATTGGTCGAGCCCATGGTCGTGGGATCGACCTTCGGCATATCCCATTTGTCGAACTCGATGCCGCAATCGCGTTCGATCCAGGGGAATGCATTCTCCTGGCCGACCGCCACCAGCACGTCGTCGCAGGCAATCGTCTGGTCCGGCTCGCCCGAGGGAACCAGGCTGCGCCTGCCCTTGGCATCGTACTCAGCCTTCACCTTCTGGAAGGTGACGCCGGTCAGCTTGCCATTGTCGTGAACGAACGCGACCGGCACCATGAAATTGAGGATCGGAATATCCTCGTGAAGCGCATCTTCCTTCTCCCAGGGCGAGGCCTTCATCTCCTCGAAGCCGGAACGCACGATCACCTTGACGTCTTCGCCGCCGAGGCGGCGCGCGGTGCGGCAGCAATCCATCGCGGTGTTGCCGCCGCCGAGCACGATCACGCGTTTGCCGATCTTGTCGGTGTGGCCGAACGAGACGCTGGAGAGCCAGTCGATGCCGATGTGAATATTCCTGGCCGCTTCCTTGCGGCCGGGAACATCGAGCTCTCGGCCGCGCGGTGCGCCGGACCCGACAAAGATCGCGTCATAGTTTTCGCCGAGCAGCTTCTTGAGGCTGTCGATGCGCTGGCCGCCTTTGAACTCAATGCCGAGATTGAGGATGTAATCGGTTTCTTCGTCGATCACGGAATCGGGAAGGCGGAATTTCGGAATCTGCGACCGCATCATGCCGCCTGCCTTCGGGTCGGCGTCGAACACGGTGCAGTGATAGCCGAGCGGCGCGAGATCGCGGGCAACCGCAAGCGACGCCGGACCGCCGCCGATCAGCGCAATGCGCTTGCCGTTTTTCGGCAACGGCCGCGGCATCCGATGTTTGACATCGTCCTTGAAGTCGGCGGCGACCCGCTTCAGCCGGCAGATCGCGACCGGCGTCTCCTCGACGCGGCCGCGGCGGCACGCGGGTTCGCATGGACGATCGCAGGTGCGTCCCAGGATTCCGGGAAACACGTTCGATCTCCAATTGATCATGTAGGCGTCGCTATAACGCCCTTCAGCGATCAGCCGGATGTACTCGGGAACGGGCGTGTGCGCGGGGCAGGCCCACTGGCAGTCGACAACTTTATGAAAGTAATCGGGCGCAGAGATATCAGTCGGTTTCATTCCCACCATCTCCGCGCTGATACTAAGACCAGTGCGGCCTTACTCTTCCTGCGAACGCTCAGACGGCGTTCTTGTGGTTTTTGAATTGCATCATAGGCTTATCTTATTAGAACCATTCAAGGTGATGCACAAAGGCAATTTTGCGCGATCAGCAGTTTTCATGCGGCGAAGTGATCGGGTGTGATGTCATTGCGTGCTTTTGCGGCAGTGCAACATGGGCGAAATAGCTTGGTGTTCAATCAGGCCGTCGGAATGTCGCTTTTCGCCACATCCCACATCAGCCGGTAGACGCCGCTTGAAATCACCAGCGATTTGAGCGCGACATTGTTGTTAAATCGCGCTGTTGCCGCCGGAACCGCGCTCACATCCGTTGCGTCGATCAGCACAAACCAGTCGGAAGCTCCGGGATTGGGACGCGAAGCATCCTCGGTGAGCGGTTTGGACAGATCTGGATCGCTTTCGATCAGATGCATGGAGATGATCCCGTCCAGTTTGGCCGGATCGAGCTGCTCGCGCAGCGCGGCGCGCAGCTTTTCCTCGCTGCCCCCGACCGGGCGCAAGCGGATAATGCCCAGCGCCGCGCCGCGGCCCTGTCCGCGGCTGATGGTGATGCGGGCGACGGCGCGGATCATGTTCTTGAAACGCGCGATATTGGCCTTCGACCACGCGGTCTGGTTGGCCAGCGCGGTACGATAGGCGGGGCTGTCGAGGACCTCGAAACTCGCCGTGGAATAGAGACTGAGATATTTCGGTTTACCCTCATGCGCGACGTAGCGGCGGGCCTCGAGAAAGCCATCGATCGCGACACGTTCTTCCAGATGTTCGCGATCGTACCAGCGGTTGAATTCGGCTTCGTCGGCCGCGTCGATATCCATCGACGTCAGCAGCATGCCTTTTCCGGCCAACGGCATATTCAGTGATTCCTTATTCCGTGATCCTGGAAGCCAGATCCGCGATCGCCTTCATCACGGCGTCACGCACGCCCGGATCGTACAGCGTATGGCCGGCGCCTTCGACAAGGCGAACTTCCGATTCCGGCCACACCGCACTGAGCGCGTGCGACGTTGCAGGCGGGCATAACAGATCGTAGCGGCCCTGCACGATAATGCCGGGAATTCCGGCGAGTCTGGCAGCTTCCGCCATCAACTGGTCAGGCTTCATGAAGCAGTCATTCTGGAAGTAATGCGCTTCCATGAACGGCGAGCCGGGAAGAGAGCGGGTCGAATTCAGTGATTCAAGGTCGAGCCTGACGCGCCCCGGCGCATGTTCGGAAAGAATCCGTTCGGTGTCATGCCAGGCACGGGCGGCGGGGCCGTGTACGGCCGCATCGGAATCGAGGATGCGGCGCCAATAGGCATCAAGCGGCTGCCCGCGTTCTTCCTCCGGCAATACGCTGAGGAAGTCATTGCTAAGATCGGGATAGAGCAGGGGCAGCAGTTTCAGGAACGCGCCTTCGAGTTCGGCCCTTGTGCCGAGAAACGTCGCGCGCAGCGCGATGCCGCTGACCCGATGCGGATACGTCTGCGCATAAGCCAGCGCCAGCGTCGCGCCCCAGGAGCCGCCGGCCACCAGCCAACGTTCGAAGCCGAATTTCTCGCGGATCATTTCCATGTCCGCGATCAGATGAGGCAGCGTGTTGTCTTCGCGGCTTCCCTTGGGGCGGCTGCGGCCCGCGCCGCGCTGATCGAACAGAACGGCGTGGAAGCGCTCGGGATCGAACAATCGCCGATGATCGGGCTGGCAACCGCTGCCCGGCCCGCCATGCAGGTAGACCGCAGGAATGCCGCCGGCCCGGCCGACGCTTTCGACATAGAGCTCATGGCCGTCGCCGACCGCGAGCTGTTCCGAGGTCAGCGGAGCAAACGGGTTGGCACGATGGGAAGACTTACCCGCGTCGGCGTCAGGCGCCATGGTCGCCTTCCGTCTCCAGCGTGCCGCCGGCGAAATTGCGATAGATGAAGCGGTTATTGTCGGCCGCGGATTCCTGTTCCGCCAGCTTGAAGATCTTCTCGTGCAGCGGCGACAGCGTGCAGGCCGGGTCGGTATTGCCGGCATCGCCGGTGAGCGCGAAGGCCTGGCAGCGGCAGCCGCCGAAATCGATCTCCTTGAATTCGCAGCTGCGGCACGGTTCCGGCATCCAGCCGGTGCCGCGATAGCGATTGAAGGCCTCGGAATTCTGCCAGATCCAGGCAATCGAATGATTGGATCGGACCGATTCAAATTCGAGCCCGGTGATGCTTTCAGCGGCGTGGCACGGCAGGATCTTGCCGGCGGGCGAAATGTTGAAGAACTGCCGGCCCCAGCCGCCCATGCATTTCTTCGGCCGCAGCGCATAGTAATCCGGCACCACATAATCGATCGCGAGGATGCCTTTCAGCCGCGCTTCCGCTTCCTCGACGATGCGGCTGGTCTCCTCGATCTGCTCGAATGTCGGCATCAGCGCGGCGCGGTTCTTCAGCGCCCAGCCGTAATATTGCACATTGGCGACCTCGAGCCGGTCGGCGTCGAGATCGACCGCCATCTGGATGATGTCGGAAAGCTGGAACAGGTTCTGGCGATGCATCACCGCATTGACCGTCAGCGGCAGATCCAGTTCGCGCGTCCATTTCGCGACTTCAATCTTTTTCTCATGCGCCTGTTTAAGGCCTGCCACACGATTGGCGACGATGGGCTCGTTGCCCTGGAAACTGATCTGCACGTGACACAGGCCGGCATCGGCCAGCGCTGAAAGCCGATCTTTGGTCAGAAGCACGGCGGAGGTGATCAGATTGGAATAGAGCCCGACGTCGCTGGCGTGCTGAACCAGTTCAACCAGATCCTTGCGCGCGGTGGGTTCGCCGCCGGAGAAATGGATTTGCAGCACGCCGATTTCGGCGATCTCGGTGAGGACTTTTTTCCATTCCTCCGTGGTCAATTCGCTGCCGCCGCGGTCCAGCTCCACCGGATTGGAGCAATAGGGGCATTGCAGCGGACAGCGATGCGTCAGCTCGGCCAGCACTGCGAGCGGAATGCCATAGGTTTCCGCGATCGAGCCGCGCGATTCCAGCACCGCGAGTCCGTCGCCGGGATCGCGGAGCGTTGCATTGGCGTCTGTGAGCGTTGGACTCATGATGTCTTCTCACGGGCCTCGGTGAGGAATCCCTTGTCGGCAAGGTCCTGCAGCATGGCGATGACGTCGGTCGCGATCGCGCCGCGCTCGGCGGCATATTTTTCCGCGAGCTGATCGATCATCTGTTCGACGTTGCGCACGCCATCGCAGAGCTGAAGCACTTCCACCGCAATTTCATCCGGCGCCAGAACCCGCTCCGGCGCCAGGATGACCCATACCTGCCGCGTCTCATCGAATTTCAGCTTGGCATGCCGCGGCAATACCGGCCGGCTGGCTTCGCTGACACTGATGTTGCGACTGCGCAGGGCTGCCATCGGTTCGCCTCTTGTTGTCTAGAGTCTGATCCAGCTCCGCTGAATCAGACTCGTCGCTTTATCTTTTTTGATCATGATCTTTTCCGAAAACCGGTTCCCACTTTTCGGGATCATGCCCTAGTTTCCCTCGGGAACAAACGCCCCCGGCGGAATATGGCCGTCGACATAGGCATGATACAGCGCGTCGAGCTGGACCCATAGTACATTGGTCTTGAAGATCAGCGCATTGCAGACCGCCTCGCGTTCCG is part of the Bradyrhizobium canariense genome and encodes:
- a CDS encoding 2-oxoacid:acceptor oxidoreductase subunit alpha → MSVQSPISSVNDFVVRFANVNGSGSASANELFARSILRHGVPVSPRNVFPSNIQGLPTWYEVRVTEDSHLGARGGVDMMVAMNPQTWDKDIASIEPGGYLFYDSTKPMPSSKFRADITVIGVPLTAITNSTYTDPRQRQLFKNIIYLGALCALLDMDPKLVEQLIGEQYKGKEKLLSSNVHALHLGRDWALQNLKCPIGLRVKKADKVGDRIFIEGNSAAALGAVYGGATVCAWYPITPSSSLADAFTSHCKKLRHDPETGKAQYAIVQGEDELASIGIVIGASWNGARAFTATSGPGISLMTEFIGLSYFAEIPAVIMNVQRAGPSTGMPTRTQQCDIIACAYASHGDTKHVLLFPEDPAEAFEFAAQSFDLAERLQTMIFLMLDLDIGMNHRLCRPLKWDDARQYDRGKVMTAEMLDEGRDFGRYLDVDGDGIPYRTYPGTHPTKGSFFTRGTSRDRYARYSEEGSVYADNMQRLVRKFETAQDMVPRPLQANAAKPTKYGVIYFGSTSPAMDEAIGLLEARGHQLDRLRIRAFPFHSSVASFIADHDFVYVVEQNRDAQLRSLIVNENGIDPVRLIPILHYDGTPITARFIAGAIGAHQDQLKLTPLRKVKS
- a CDS encoding FAD-dependent oxidoreductase, whose amino-acid sequence is MKPTDISAPDYFHKVVDCQWACPAHTPVPEYIRLIAEGRYSDAYMINWRSNVFPGILGRTCDRPCEPACRRGRVEETPVAICRLKRVAADFKDDVKHRMPRPLPKNGKRIALIGGGPASLAVARDLAPLGYHCTVFDADPKAGGMMRSQIPKFRLPDSVIDEETDYILNLGIEFKGGQRIDSLKKLLGENYDAIFVGSGAPRGRELDVPGRKEAARNIHIGIDWLSSVSFGHTDKIGKRVIVLGGGNTAMDCCRTARRLGGEDVKVIVRSGFEEMKASPWEKEDALHEDIPILNFMVPVAFVHDNGKLTGVTFQKVKAEYDAKGRRSLVPSGEPDQTIACDDVLVAVGQENAFPWIERDCGIEFDKWDMPKVDPTTMGSTNPKVFFGGDAAFGPKNIIWAVAHGHDAALSIHKLISGEDIHERPLPEVQISSQKMGIHEWSYDNDISADKRFKVPHRDKVVALKDIRTEVELGYDVKLALGEAQRCLNCDIQTVFTAPLCIECDACVDICPMDCITFTQNGEETDLRERLKAPSPHHDQALYVADGLKTGRVMVKDEDVCLHCGLCAERCPTGAWDMQKYLIDMTHAGTSCQSKARSAA
- a CDS encoding DUF4286 family protein, with product MPLAGKGMLLTSMDIDAADEAEFNRWYDREHLEERVAIDGFLEARRYVAHEGKPKYLSLYSTASFEVLDSPAYRTALANQTAWSKANIARFKNMIRAVARITISRGQGRGAALGIIRLRPVGGSEEKLRAALREQLDPAKLDGIISMHLIESDPDLSKPLTEDASRPNPGASDWFVLIDATDVSAVPAATARFNNNVALKSLVISSGVYRLMWDVAKSDIPTA
- the pip gene encoding prolyl aminopeptidase: MAPDADAGKSSHRANPFAPLTSEQLAVGDGHELYVESVGRAGGIPAVYLHGGPGSGCQPDHRRLFDPERFHAVLFDQRGAGRSRPKGSREDNTLPHLIADMEMIREKFGFERWLVAGGSWGATLALAYAQTYPHRVSGIALRATFLGTRAELEGAFLKLLPLLYPDLSNDFLSVLPEEERGQPLDAYWRRILDSDAAVHGPAARAWHDTERILSEHAPGRVRLDLESLNSTRSLPGSPFMEAHYFQNDCFMKPDQLMAEAARLAGIPGIIVQGRYDLLCPPATSHALSAVWPESEVRLVEGAGHTLYDPGVRDAVMKAIADLASRITE
- the pqqE gene encoding pyrroloquinoline quinone biosynthesis protein PqqE, with the translated sequence MSPTLTDANATLRDPGDGLAVLESRGSIAETYGIPLAVLAELTHRCPLQCPYCSNPVELDRGGSELTTEEWKKVLTEIAEIGVLQIHFSGGEPTARKDLVELVQHASDVGLYSNLITSAVLLTKDRLSALADAGLCHVQISFQGNEPIVANRVAGLKQAHEKKIEVAKWTRELDLPLTVNAVMHRQNLFQLSDIIQMAVDLDADRLEVANVQYYGWALKNRAALMPTFEQIEETSRIVEEAEARLKGILAIDYVVPDYYALRPKKCMGGWGRQFFNISPAGKILPCHAAESITGLEFESVRSNHSIAWIWQNSEAFNRYRGTGWMPEPCRSCEFKEIDFGGCRCQAFALTGDAGNTDPACTLSPLHEKIFKLAEQESAADNNRFIYRNFAGGTLETEGDHGA
- the pqqD gene encoding pyrroloquinoline quinone biosynthesis peptide chaperone PqqD, giving the protein MAALRSRNISVSEASRPVLPRHAKLKFDETRQVWVILAPERVLAPDEIAVEVLQLCDGVRNVEQMIDQLAEKYAAERGAIATDVIAMLQDLADKGFLTEAREKTS